One part of the Rhodococcus oxybenzonivorans genome encodes these proteins:
- a CDS encoding biotin-dependent carboxyltransferase family protein, protein MAWLEVVRTGPFTTVQDRGRPGYASVGVGESGAADRVAHDCANRLVGNRSGAATLEITLGGLAVRVAGTVSVAVTGARAPVTVNSRPQPDYTMLHLESGDLLEVAYASEGLRSYLAVRGGVDVPPVMGSRSRDTLSDLGPDPVAEGDRILVGADCTDWPADEFAPPPAAPEDPLMMRVRLGPRDDWFTKASVDALLRETWTVSSDTNRVGARLSGPGPLHRAITRELPSEAMVAGALQVPPDGRPILFLADHPVTGGYPVIAVVVEDDLPMAAQLRPGHRMRFHRMVAPTIPR, encoded by the coding sequence ATGGCTTGGCTCGAGGTTGTGCGCACCGGACCCTTCACCACCGTGCAGGATCGGGGCAGGCCCGGATACGCCTCGGTGGGAGTCGGTGAGTCCGGCGCTGCCGACCGCGTCGCCCACGACTGCGCAAACCGGCTCGTAGGCAACAGGTCCGGGGCCGCCACTCTGGAAATCACGCTGGGCGGCCTCGCCGTGCGCGTCGCGGGCACCGTGTCGGTCGCGGTCACCGGTGCGCGTGCGCCCGTCACCGTCAACTCACGACCGCAGCCCGACTACACGATGCTGCACCTCGAGTCCGGTGATCTGCTCGAGGTGGCGTACGCGTCGGAAGGTCTGCGTAGCTACCTCGCGGTGCGCGGGGGTGTCGATGTTCCGCCGGTGATGGGCAGCCGCTCGAGAGACACGCTGTCGGATCTCGGCCCGGACCCGGTGGCCGAGGGTGATCGAATACTGGTCGGAGCGGATTGCACCGACTGGCCTGCCGACGAATTCGCGCCCCCGCCCGCAGCTCCCGAGGATCCGTTGATGATGCGGGTTCGACTGGGACCCCGCGACGACTGGTTCACCAAGGCATCGGTCGACGCGCTCCTGCGGGAAACCTGGACGGTGAGCTCCGACACCAACCGCGTGGGCGCACGTCTCTCCGGGCCGGGACCTCTGCATCGAGCGATTACCCGTGAACTGCCGAGTGAGGCGATGGTGGCGGGAGCCTTGCAGGTGCCGCCCGACGGCCGGCCGATCCTGTTCCTCGCCGATCATCCCGTCACGGGTGGGTATCCCGTGATCGCGGTCGTCGTCGAGGACGACCTGCCGATGGCCGCACAATTGCGCCCCGGCCACCGAATGCGCTTCCACCGGATGGTCGCGCCGACGATCCCACGATGA
- a CDS encoding 5-oxoprolinase subunit B family protein, whose translation MRVLDVGDAAVLAEFEDLDTVLAHFRALDEARPPGVGEIVPAARTILVRFDRAATSRDRVVRWLRTTEPRTGSPEDTSEHLQISVRYDGPDLEEVAELTGLGVDGVIEAHTGTPWTVAFSGFAPGFGYLTGGAPELHVPRRSTPRTSVPAGAVGLAGEFTGIYPRNSPGGWQLIGSTDERIWDAQRSPPALLRPGVVVHFAPVSTS comes from the coding sequence ATGCGGGTACTCGACGTCGGAGATGCTGCGGTCCTGGCCGAGTTCGAAGACCTCGACACCGTCCTCGCCCATTTCCGTGCCCTCGACGAGGCCCGGCCGCCGGGGGTCGGCGAGATCGTTCCGGCCGCCCGCACCATCCTCGTCAGATTCGATCGTGCCGCAACGAGCCGCGACCGCGTCGTCCGATGGTTGCGGACCACCGAACCGCGAACGGGCTCACCCGAGGACACGTCGGAGCACCTACAGATCAGCGTCCGCTACGACGGGCCCGACCTCGAGGAGGTGGCCGAGCTGACCGGCCTCGGGGTCGACGGGGTGATCGAGGCGCATACCGGCACACCCTGGACGGTGGCCTTCTCGGGGTTCGCGCCGGGATTCGGCTACCTCACCGGAGGTGCGCCCGAGTTACACGTTCCCCGGCGATCCACGCCGCGAACGTCCGTTCCAGCCGGTGCTGTCGGCCTCGCCGGTGAGTTCACGGGGATTTATCCGCGAAACTCTCCCGGCGGGTGGCAGCTCATCGGCAGCACGGACGAGCGCATCTGGGATGCTCAGCGGAGTCCCCCCGCGCTCCTGAGGCCCGGGGTCGTTGTGCACTTCGCGCCCGTGAGTACTTCTTAA
- a CDS encoding LamB/YcsF family protein, whose translation MPAIDLNSDLGESFGAWTLGDDLAMLKLVTSANVACGFHAGDPTTLLSTCRSAADLTVRIGAQVGYRDLAGFGRRFIDVAPRDLTADVVYQIGALDGLAQVCGSAVAYVKPHGALYNAIVHHREQARAVVAAIRAYDDTLPVLGLPGSVFLEEAEAAGLRTVAEAFADRAYTPEGTLVPRTTAGSVLHDPAVVAERVRRLALDSTLEAVDGTLLAIAPESVCVHGDTPAAVEMAASIRQLLDAEGITVEPFV comes from the coding sequence GTGCCGGCCATCGATCTGAACAGTGATCTCGGCGAGAGTTTCGGGGCGTGGACTCTCGGCGACGACCTCGCGATGTTGAAACTCGTGACCAGTGCAAACGTGGCGTGTGGTTTCCATGCCGGTGACCCCACGACGCTGCTGTCCACGTGCAGATCGGCGGCCGACCTGACCGTGCGTATCGGCGCGCAGGTCGGTTACCGCGATCTCGCCGGCTTCGGACGACGATTCATCGACGTCGCACCCCGCGACCTCACCGCCGACGTCGTCTATCAGATCGGCGCCCTGGACGGGCTCGCGCAGGTGTGCGGTTCGGCGGTGGCGTATGTGAAACCGCACGGCGCGCTGTACAACGCGATCGTCCATCATCGTGAGCAGGCGCGCGCGGTGGTCGCCGCAATCCGTGCCTACGACGACACTCTCCCGGTCCTCGGCCTGCCCGGTTCGGTATTCCTGGAGGAAGCGGAGGCCGCTGGCCTGCGGACCGTCGCCGAGGCCTTCGCCGACCGTGCCTACACACCCGAGGGCACGCTGGTACCGCGCACGACAGCTGGGTCCGTCCTTCACGATCCGGCGGTCGTTGCCGAGCGGGTACGCCGGTTGGCGCTCGACTCCACACTCGAAGCCGTCGACGGCACCCTGCTGGCGATCGCACCGGAATCCGTCTGCGTACACGGCGACACTCCCGCGGCCGTGGAGATGGCCGCGTCCATCCGGCAGTTGCTCGATGCCGAGGGCATCACAGTGGAACCGTTCGTCTGA
- a CDS encoding ESX secretion-associated protein EspG — protein MSMRNWQLRPELFDALWSGTGQDRMPYPFRIVSPHAGLKAYVAEQNRIREAFGGAEHDDVRAALEMLAEPDVYVEVSGSTAHEAPIRIIGAQRRQWSVIATQLAGRAPQVGGDVVIGTGAAGQLGAQLIGLIPPNAAGRRRFQRRDDEGTHFSQGILQDVNRVAPARLETAVQKGYAGRGKIRVFRGPRYGAGRDIGVLHWIDIAGDGRYAIGPHDPGAANPAGPRELVSALDTLIRVGATQRAGSTTARGW, from the coding sequence ATGAGCATGCGCAATTGGCAGCTGCGACCGGAGCTTTTCGACGCACTGTGGTCCGGTACCGGGCAGGACCGCATGCCCTACCCGTTTCGGATTGTCAGCCCACATGCCGGACTCAAAGCATATGTCGCAGAGCAGAACCGGATACGAGAAGCATTCGGGGGAGCAGAGCACGACGATGTGCGCGCGGCGTTGGAGATGCTTGCCGAACCCGACGTGTATGTCGAGGTCTCCGGTTCCACCGCCCACGAGGCGCCGATCCGAATCATCGGCGCGCAGCGCCGACAATGGTCGGTGATCGCGACACAACTCGCCGGCCGGGCCCCGCAGGTCGGTGGCGACGTGGTGATCGGGACCGGCGCGGCGGGGCAACTGGGCGCCCAGCTGATCGGCCTCATCCCACCGAACGCCGCCGGCCGCCGCCGATTCCAGCGGCGCGACGACGAAGGCACCCACTTCTCGCAAGGAATCTTGCAGGACGTCAATCGGGTGGCCCCCGCCCGACTCGAAACCGCCGTGCAGAAGGGATACGCGGGCCGCGGCAAGATCCGAGTCTTCCGCGGTCCCCGCTACGGCGCCGGCAGGGACATCGGAGTTCTGCACTGGATCGACATCGCGGGCGACGGACGCTATGCCATCGGCCCACACGATCCCGGCGCAGCCAACCCGGCAGGACCTCGTGAACTCGTATCGGCGCTCGACACCCTGATCCGAGTCGGTGCCACCCAGCGAGCAGGCTCGACGACCGCCCGCGGTTGGTAG
- a CDS encoding DUF3558 family protein, with the protein MGALSVLSVVGVVACSQPVDGEPAGEPAIEIAYQPCDDFSPEALATAGIDAAPPDRMPNRNNPPNHACGFLSRDPYYVAVVSAIGAPFSGVASDDRFTVLSETTIGGRPALVSDFRGGSACTVSVAIEPGILEFMIGYSELEDFTTVDAACDQATKVATTLAPYFPDHL; encoded by the coding sequence GTGGGAGCGCTCAGTGTGCTTTCGGTGGTCGGCGTCGTCGCATGCTCGCAGCCGGTTGACGGGGAGCCCGCCGGAGAGCCTGCTATCGAGATCGCCTACCAGCCATGCGACGACTTCTCGCCCGAAGCACTCGCCACGGCGGGAATCGACGCGGCTCCGCCCGACCGGATGCCGAATCGAAATAACCCGCCGAATCATGCGTGCGGATTTTTGTCGCGAGACCCCTATTACGTCGCTGTCGTCTCCGCGATCGGTGCACCCTTCAGCGGTGTCGCGAGTGACGACCGCTTCACCGTCCTGAGTGAGACGACGATTGGCGGCCGCCCGGCGCTGGTGTCGGATTTCCGTGGTGGGAGTGCGTGCACGGTGTCGGTGGCGATCGAGCCGGGGATTCTCGAGTTCATGATCGGGTACAGCGAGTTGGAGGATTTCACGACCGTCGACGCTGCGTGTGATCAGGCGACGAAGGTGGCGACGACGCTGGCGCCGTATTTCCCCGACCACCTGTAG